From Numida meleagris isolate 19003 breed g44 Domestic line chromosome 4, NumMel1.0, whole genome shotgun sequence, the proteins below share one genomic window:
- the BCHE gene encoding cholinesterase isoform X3, whose translation MIWANGMSICARFLMWLLLLYMFIRKVVPEDNIITTKKGRVRGTTLQVLGGTVTAFLGIPYGKPPVGRLRFQKPEPFEKWSGIWNATQHANSCYQLIDTTYPGFPGTEMWNPKTNLSEDCLYLNVWVPSPKPKNATVMVWIYGGGFETGSTSLPVYDGKFLARVERVIVVSMNYRTGALGFLALPGNKEVPGNAGLFDQRLALQWVQENIASFGGNPKSVTIFGESAGSASVSYHILSPKSHPLFTRAIMQSGSANAPWAAITASEARKRTVALAKQLECPTSNEAELILCLRDKDPKDILENEVYAVKYFSLLQIFFCPTVDGDFLLDMPETLIENGVFKQTQILVGVNKDEGTSFLVYGVPGFSKDSDSLINKTQFEAALTLSFPQASQLAIESIIFQYTDWENEQKPEHYRDAMDDVIGDYHIICPVMEFAKKIAEVGNNTFFYFFEHRSSKLPWPEWMGVMHGYEIEFVFGLPLERRVNYTKAEEILSRSMLRYWASFAKTGLILK comes from the exons ATGATTTGGGCAAATGGTATGAGTATCTGCGCCAGATTTCTTATGTGGCTTCTTCTCCTGTATATGTTCATCAGGAAGGTGGTGCCTGAAGATAATATTATTACAACCAAGAAAGGCAGAGTAAGAGGGACGACCCTGCAGGTACTGGGAGGGACTGTGACAGCCTTCCTTGGAATACCTTATGGAAAACCACCCGTTGGTAGACTGAGATTTCAAAAACCAGAGCCTTTTGAGAAGTGGTCGGGTATCTGGAATGCCACTCAACATGCAAACTCCTGTTACCAGCTTATAGATACGACTTATCCTGGGTTTCCTGGAACAGAGATGTGGAATCCAAAAACTAACCTAAGTGAAGACTGCTTGTACCTTAATGTATGGGTTCCTTCTCCCAAGCCCAAGAATGCAACTGTCATGGTTTGGATTTACGGGGGTGGCTTTGAGACTGGGTCGACTTCCCTACCTGTCTATGATGGCAAGTTTCTAGCCAGAGTAGAAAGAGTCATTGTAGTTTCTATGAACTACAGAACTGGTGCGTTAGGATTTTTGGCTTTGCCAGGAAACAAAGAAGTTCCTGGAAATGCAGGTTTATTTGATCAAAGGTTGGCGCTTCAGTGGGTCCAGGAGAACATAGCATCTTTTGGAGGCAACCCGAAAAGTGTGACTATATTCGGAGAGAGCGCTGGCTCAGCTTCTGTCAGCTACCATATCCTTTCTCCTAAAAGCCATCCTTTATTCACAAGAGCCATCATGCAAAGTGGATCTGCAAATGCCCCTTGGGCTGCAATTACAGCCTCAGAAGCCAGAAAGAGAACAGTGGCTTTAGCTAAACAACTCGAGTGTCCCACCAGCAACGAGGCAGAGCTAATTCTTTGCCTCCGAGACAAGGACCCCAAGGACATATTGGAGAATGAAGTTTatgcagtaaaatatttctctcttttacaaatatttttttgtccaACTGTGGATGGTGATTTTCTCTTGGACATGCCAGAAACGTTGATTGAGAATGGCGTTTTCAAGCAAACGCAGATCTTGGTCGGTGTTAACAAAGATGAAGGAACGAGTTTTCTAGTATATGGAGTCCCTGGCTTCAGCAAGGACAGTGACAGTTTGATCAATAAAACACAGTTTGAAGCAGCTTTAACCCTGTCCTTTCCACAAGCAAGCCAACTTGCTATAGAATCTATCATTTTTCAGTACACGGATTGGGAAAACGAGCAAAAGCCAGAACATTACCGCGATGCCATGGATGACGTTATTGGGGACTACCATATAATATGTCCTGTGATGgagtttgcaaaaaaaattgcagaagtaGGGAACAACACGTTCTTTTACTTCTTTGAACATCGATCCTCAAAGCTCCCTTGGCCAGAGTGGATGGGAGTAATGCACGGTTATGAGATTGAATTTGTGTTCGGATTGCCTCTAGAAAGAAGAGTTAATTACACCAAAGCTGAAGAAATCTTAAGCCGGTCCATGTTAAGATATTGGGCAAGTTTCGCGAAAACTGG GCTCATCCTTAAATGA